From Cotesia glomerata isolate CgM1 linkage group LG2, MPM_Cglom_v2.3, whole genome shotgun sequence, a single genomic window includes:
- the LOC123258531 gene encoding uncharacterized protein LOC123258531 has protein sequence MSVMHSPPLLNLGNSLEDTTKDESVKNNNGEKDMPSLSPQDTTSNEHTKTPEKTQTGNSKEQPPASNWFHPTSYYHPMYQQYPVQTGMHIPTSSRSNETPNLNAQTYNNGLITYAYPPMNYPGNGPPMQNMQPRQPPPPALIPPGLPQPRPLPAGNWQNTAQQTSVPQLNLPPRPARLERNDLPPFWPQHAKLWFSAAESAFSSKAVVDDDEKFRAVITKLEQEHLTAIEQLVTNPPGQNKYLAIKTALINHYSLSREESFRTLVSGLSLKVDDLRNFMLKCAGSQATQ, from the coding sequence ATGTCAGTGATGCATAGTCCTCCGCTTCTCAACTTGGGGAATTCCCTGGAGGATACAACAAAAGACGAATCAGTCAAGAATAATAACGGTGAGAAGGATATGCCATCGTTATCTCCGCAAGATACGACGAGTAACGAGCATACGAAGACCCCGGAAAAAACACAAACTGGAAATAGCAAGGAGCAACCACCAGCTAGCAATTGGTTCCACCCTACAAGCTATTATCATCCAATGTATCAACAATATCCAGTTCAGACAGGTATGCACATTCCTACTTCAAGCAGGAGCAACGAGACTCCCAACTTGAACGCTCAAACGTACAATAATGGTTTAATTACCTACGCGTACCCTCCAATGAACTACCCGGGAAATGGTCCACCGATGCAAAACATGCAACCTAGACAACCACCACCACCAGCTCTGATCCCACCAGGATTACCACAGCCACGACCACTACCAGCTGGCAACTGGCAAAACACGGCTCAACAAACAAGTGTTCCACAACTTAACCTCCCACCGAGACCAGCAAGGTTAGAAAGAAACGACCTCCCGCCATTCTGGCCTCAGCACGCCAAGTTATGGTTCAGCGCAGCAGAGTCAGCCTTCTCCAGCAAAGCAGTGGTAGATGACGACGAAAAATTTAGAGCAGTAATTACCAAGCTCGAGCAAGAACATCTTACTGCAATCGAGCAACTGGTAACCAACCCACCAGGACAAAACAAATACCTGGCAATTAAAACTGCACTGATAAATCACTATTCATTATCTCGGGAAGAGAGCTTTAGAACTCTCGTATCCGGACTGTCATTAAAGGTCGACGACCTTCGGAACTTTATGCTGAAATGTGCAGGCTCGCAGGCAACGCAGTAG